From one Nitrospira sp. MA-1 genomic stretch:
- the elbB gene encoding isoprenoid biosynthesis glyoxalase ElbB — MKKVAVILSGCGFLDGAEITEAISTLIAIGQNGAEYEVFAPNKEVEETNHLTQKPTGQKRNVLQEAARIARGEIQSLEQLKAENFDALAFPGGFGAALHLCDFGKKGSGGQIDPQVARIVKEFSDSHKPIAAICIAPAIMALALGKKGINVTIGEDAGTASELEKTGAKHQNCAVEKYVVDHSNKVITTPAYMYGSAKPHQIFAGVSGAIAELIKMA, encoded by the coding sequence ATGAAAAAAGTGGCGGTGATTCTTTCAGGTTGTGGGTTTTTAGATGGAGCTGAAATTACGGAAGCCATTAGCACGCTCATTGCCATCGGTCAAAACGGAGCTGAATATGAGGTCTTTGCACCCAATAAAGAAGTTGAAGAAACGAACCACCTCACTCAAAAGCCCACCGGACAGAAGCGAAATGTGTTGCAAGAGGCCGCCCGCATTGCTCGTGGCGAGATTCAGTCGTTGGAACAACTCAAAGCAGAGAATTTTGACGCCCTGGCATTTCCGGGAGGTTTCGGAGCCGCGTTGCATCTCTGTGATTTTGGAAAAAAGGGGAGTGGGGGCCAAATTGATCCACAGGTGGCCAGGATCGTGAAAGAGTTTAGCGACAGTCATAAGCCCATCGCGGCCATTTGTATTGCGCCGGCCATCATGGCATTGGCGTTGGGGAAAAAAGGCATTAATGTGACCATCGGAGAAGATGCCGGAACCGCATCCGAATTAGAAAAAACCGGTGCCAAACATCAGAATTGCGCGGTTGAAAAATATGTCGTAGATCATAGCAATAAAGTTATCACCACGCCCGCCTATATGTATGGCTCAGCCAAGCCTCACCAGATTTTTGCCGGTGTCAGTGGTGCGATTGCTGAGTTGATTAAGATGGCATGA
- a CDS encoding YbaN family protein, translated as MPVSPVRLLLLVGGWISLGLGLLGIFVPLVPTTPFILLAAWCFSKSSPRLHAQLLKQPLLGPMIQNWEQEGSISRNAKLMATACIIALFGCSLLAFPFSILLTIFLVCIGTGVLMFIWTRPKPSCHLNQLSNRTTDTGKNLVRLG; from the coding sequence ATGCCAGTCTCGCCTGTAAGACTTCTGCTGCTGGTCGGAGGGTGGATCAGTCTTGGTCTGGGGCTTTTAGGAATATTTGTTCCACTCGTGCCCACGACTCCCTTTATCCTCCTTGCCGCTTGGTGCTTCTCCAAAAGTTCTCCTCGCCTGCATGCACAGCTACTCAAACAACCCCTCTTGGGCCCAATGATTCAGAATTGGGAACAAGAAGGCAGCATCAGTCGGAATGCCAAGCTCATGGCCACGGCTTGCATCATTGCCCTGTTCGGGTGCTCTCTTCTTGCCTTCCCCTTTTCGATTCTCCTCACCATCTTTCTCGTCTGCATTGGCACTGGAGTCCTAATGTTTATCTGGACTCGACCCAAGCCCTCATGCCATCTTAATCAACTCAGCAATCGCACCACTGACACCGGCAAAAATCTGGTGAGGCTTGGCTGA
- a CDS encoding multicopper oxidase domain-containing protein translates to MKNRHSGRMGLAIALLAMTGSVSTFVSQVEAKKVTVELTAVETEVVIDGKGTTYKAWTFNGQVPGPVVRVTEGDQVHFILKNHENNSRPHSMDFHAAETDFLANYRDVNPGESLEYTWEAKRPGVFAYHCGAFPMIQHIARGMFGAVIVDPKDPAAMPKADREYVLVQSELFTKDPDDVQAMMDAKNDHVVFNGGIFKYDPVHATKGGEFLTAKPGERVRFYFVNIGPNNFSSLHPIAEIWDDVWASGNPANRMQGVQTQVIGAADGAILDVVVEQKGVYPIVTHSLKDALTGAIALLEVSDEAEKLPLMPSVGPKAAETTSK, encoded by the coding sequence ATGAAAAATCGACATTCAGGCCGGATGGGATTGGCCATTGCGCTTTTAGCCATGACTGGGAGTGTTTCTACCTTTGTCTCACAAGTCGAGGCCAAGAAAGTCACAGTGGAATTGACCGCAGTGGAAACGGAAGTGGTCATTGACGGCAAAGGCACCACCTATAAAGCATGGACCTTTAACGGACAGGTTCCAGGTCCCGTCGTACGCGTGACCGAAGGTGACCAGGTCCATTTCATCCTCAAAAACCATGAAAATAATAGTCGCCCCCATTCCATGGACTTTCATGCGGCTGAAACGGATTTCCTCGCCAATTATCGCGATGTGAACCCTGGCGAGTCGCTGGAATATACTTGGGAGGCTAAACGGCCAGGAGTCTTTGCCTACCACTGCGGTGCGTTTCCAATGATCCAACATATCGCCCGCGGCATGTTCGGCGCCGTCATTGTTGACCCGAAAGATCCCGCTGCGATGCCAAAGGCTGACCGGGAATATGTGCTGGTGCAATCAGAGTTATTTACGAAAGATCCTGATGACGTCCAGGCAATGATGGACGCAAAAAATGACCATGTCGTGTTCAACGGGGGGATATTTAAGTATGACCCTGTTCATGCCACAAAAGGAGGAGAATTCCTCACCGCCAAGCCGGGGGAGCGAGTACGGTTTTATTTTGTCAACATCGGCCCGAATAATTTCTCTTCACTTCATCCGATTGCGGAAATCTGGGACGATGTATGGGCCAGCGGAAATCCAGCTAACCGCATGCAAGGGGTCCAGACCCAGGTGATCGGTGCGGCAGATGGTGCCATTCTGGATGTCGTCGTAGAACAAAAAGGCGTCTATCCGATAGTGACCCACTCACTGAAAGATGCGCTCACCGGCGCCATTGCTCTTCTTGAAGTGAGTGATGAAGCCGAGAAGCTTCCTCTCATGCCTTCGGTAGGTCCCAAAGCCGCCGAAACAACCAGCAAATAG
- a CDS encoding sigma 54-interacting transcriptional regulator: MNNGKDNYIAEMRFRAVAQSSHDAIIIADQSGTILFWNKGAKDIFGYDSEETVGQPLTMLMPDRYRLAHQAGLERYSKRGETRILGETVELSGLRRTGEEFPLELTLSAWEEERRLFFSGIIRDISQRKEAEEALQQSEEKYRAIFNQAVEGIYQATPAGVFLNANVALSYLLGYDSPQILMEAVKDIGRQLYVEPRKREEFCRLLEHKDVITDFESQVYRADGTPIWISENARVIRNAEGAVQWYQGFLVDISGRKQAEELLERQNRLQAENRYLQEEVLEAGAFGDLVGQSPALHNVIRQIDLVAPTEATVLILGESGTGKELVAREIHKRSQRKDQPLIRVNCASIPRELFESEFFGHVKGAFTGAVKDRAGRFGAADGGTLFLDEVGEIPLDLQGKFLRVLQEQQYERVGEERTRHVDVRVIAATNKNLKQEVETGGFRQDLYFRLNVFPLEMTPLRERKEDIPLLAEYLLGVTSKKLHCVQPRLTEALVGQLQRYNWPGNVRELQNVIERGLILSGQQGLSFDIPQSGEGRSSSQHREPKASARVLSVVPEQEMRRRERDNTLAALQEADWKIYGKGGAAERLGIKPTTLVARIKKMGIVKGG; this comes from the coding sequence ATGAACAATGGAAAAGACAATTACATAGCAGAAATGCGGTTTCGGGCCGTTGCCCAGTCGTCTCACGATGCCATTATTATCGCGGATCAATCAGGGACCATCCTGTTCTGGAACAAGGGGGCCAAAGACATCTTCGGCTATGACAGTGAGGAGACCGTCGGCCAACCTCTTACCATGCTTATGCCAGATCGATACCGGCTGGCGCATCAAGCCGGGCTTGAGCGATACAGCAAGAGGGGGGAGACGCGAATTCTTGGAGAGACTGTGGAACTGAGTGGTCTGCGCAGAACCGGCGAGGAATTCCCCCTCGAACTCACGCTTTCGGCCTGGGAAGAAGAGCGTCGGCTTTTTTTCAGCGGAATCATTCGAGATATCTCTCAGCGAAAAGAAGCCGAAGAAGCCCTTCAGCAATCGGAAGAAAAATATCGTGCCATTTTCAATCAAGCGGTAGAAGGGATCTACCAGGCGACACCTGCCGGTGTTTTCCTCAATGCCAATGTCGCCCTGAGCTATTTATTGGGATACGACTCCCCCCAAATATTAATGGAAGCCGTCAAAGATATCGGTCGCCAACTATATGTGGAGCCAAGAAAACGGGAGGAATTTTGTCGGTTGCTGGAGCATAAGGATGTCATCACGGATTTTGAGTCGCAGGTCTATCGGGCGGACGGGACACCAATCTGGATTTCAGAAAATGCCAGGGTAATCCGCAATGCGGAAGGAGCTGTGCAGTGGTACCAAGGATTCCTAGTTGATATTAGCGGACGAAAACAGGCCGAAGAACTCTTGGAGCGGCAAAACCGGTTGCAAGCAGAAAACCGGTACTTGCAGGAAGAAGTGCTCGAAGCCGGGGCCTTCGGGGATCTCGTGGGACAAAGCCCGGCTCTGCACAATGTGATCCGTCAAATAGATCTTGTGGCACCAACGGAGGCCACCGTGTTGATTCTCGGTGAATCCGGAACCGGTAAGGAATTGGTTGCCAGGGAAATTCACAAACGGAGTCAACGGAAAGACCAACCGTTAATCCGAGTGAATTGTGCCTCAATTCCTCGGGAGCTGTTTGAAAGTGAATTTTTCGGCCACGTGAAGGGAGCCTTCACCGGAGCGGTCAAAGATCGGGCCGGGCGATTTGGAGCTGCAGATGGGGGCACCTTGTTCCTCGACGAGGTTGGGGAGATTCCCTTGGATCTTCAAGGAAAATTCCTGAGGGTCTTGCAGGAGCAACAATATGAACGTGTGGGAGAGGAACGCACCAGACATGTCGATGTCAGAGTGATTGCCGCGACCAACAAGAATTTAAAACAGGAGGTGGAGACCGGTGGATTCCGGCAGGACCTGTATTTTCGGCTTAATGTCTTCCCTCTTGAAATGACTCCCCTCCGCGAACGAAAGGAAGATATTCCGCTCTTAGCCGAGTATCTTCTCGGAGTGACATCCAAAAAGCTACACTGTGTGCAACCAAGACTGACGGAAGCATTGGTGGGGCAATTACAACGATATAACTGGCCGGGAAATGTTCGAGAGTTACAGAATGTCATTGAACGAGGTCTGATCCTTTCCGGACAGCAGGGATTGTCATTCGATATTCCTCAATCGGGAGAAGGGCGATCCTCCTCACAGCACCGGGAGCCCAAGGCTTCGGCCAGAGTCTTGAGCGTGGTGCCCGAACAAGAAATGCGGCGTCGGGAACGGGACAATACCCTGGCGGCTCTTCAGGAAGCGGATTGGAAGATTTATGGGAAAGGCGGCGCAGCCGAACGACTCGGAATTAAACCCACCACACTGGTGGCCCGCATCAAAAAAATGGGGATTGTGAAGGGAGGGTAA